One part of the Vitis riparia cultivar Riparia Gloire de Montpellier isolate 1030 chromosome 8, EGFV_Vit.rip_1.0, whole genome shotgun sequence genome encodes these proteins:
- the LOC117921088 gene encoding uncharacterized protein LOC117921088 isoform X1, producing MFPGSLLSKADGSDLIKFACSNSKLCFKSTDKEANEMTFFLQKWKCSWSLLATVASVVALISVAHLFLFPLAPSLEYFSMGQGQKTCTPINASIRGVDHDGKNLQPSLDLDHRFPADSHKSVVYRGAPWKAEIGRWFSGCDSIAAEVSIIEKIGGKDCKNDCSGQGICNHELGQCRCFHGFSGEGCSERLHLDCNYPSSPEQPYGPWVVSICPASCDTTRAMCFCGEGTKYPHRPVAEACGFQMNLPTTPGDPKLVDWTKADLDNIFTTNGSKPGWCNVDPTEAYALKMQYKEECDCKYDCLLGRFCEIPVLCTCVNQCSGHGHCRGGFCQCHRGWYGTDCSIPSVLSSVREWPRWLRPAHVEVPDDMHLSGSLVNLDAVVKKKRPLIYVYDLPPEFNSLLLEGRHFKFECVNRIYDDRNATYWTEQLYGAQMAIYESILASPHRTLDGEEADFFFVPVLDSCIIVRADDAPHLNMHAHGGLRSSLTLEFYKTAYDHIVEQYPFWNRSSGRDHIWFFSWDEGACYAPKEIWDSMMLVHWGNTNSKHNHSTTAYWADNWDSVSSDRRGNHPCFDPYKDLVLPAWKRPDVVSLSSKLWSRPREQRKTLFYFNGNLGPAYEGGRPETTYSMGIRQKVAEEFGSSPNKEGKLGKQHAEDVIVTPLRSENYHESLASSVFCGVMPGDGWSGRFEDSILHGCIPVVIEDGIFLPFENMLNYESFAVRIREDEIPNLIKILRGMNETEIEFKLENVRKIWQRFLYRDSILLEAERQKTAFGHVEDWAVQLLQLSEDDVFATLIQVLHYKLHNDPWRQQLAHLKKDFGLAQECLIRTK from the exons ATGTTCCCAGGCTCTTTACTTTCAAAAGCTGACGGCTCAGATCTGATAAAG TTTGCTTGTAGTAATTCAAAGTTGTGTTTCAAGTCTACAGACAAAGAGGCGAATGAGATGACATTTTTTCTTCAGAAATGGAAGTGTTCTTGGTCTCTGCTAGCAACAGTTGCTTCAGTTGTGGCTTTAATTTCAGTAGCTCATTTGTTCTTGTTTCCCTTGGCACCTTCTTTAGAATACTTTAGCATGGGTCAAGGGCAAAAAACTTGTACCCCAATTAATGCATCAATAAGAGGTGTGGATCATGACGGGAAAAATCTGCAGCCAAGTCTTGATTTAGATCACCGGTTTCCAGCTGACTCGCACAAATCAGTGGTTTACCGTGGTGCACCATGGAAAGCTGAGATTGGACGGTGGTTTTCTGGTTGTGATTCTATTGCTGCTGAAGTCAGCATCATTGAg AAAATAGGTGGCAAGGACTGCAAAAATGACTGCAGTGGTCAAGGCATTTGCAACCATGAGTTGGGACAATGCCGGTGCTTTCATGGATTTTCTG GCGAAGGATGCTCTGAGAGATTGCACTTGGATTGCAATTACCCATCATCACCGGAGCAACCTTATGGGCCTTGGGTTGTCTCAATTTGCCCTGCTTCTTGTGACACAACAAGAGCAATGTGCTTTTGCGGAGAAGGCACAAAATATCCACATCGTCCTGTGGCTGAAGCATGTGGTTTTCAAATGAA CTTACCTACAACACCTGGTGATCCCAAATTGGTTGATTGGACAAAAGCTGACCTAGATAACATTTTCACAACAAATGGTAGCAAACCAGGATGGTGTAATGTGGACCCAACTGAAGCATATGCTTTGAAGATGCAATACAAAGAGGAATGTGATTGCAAATATGATTGTCTTTTGGGACGTTTCTGTGAAATTCCTGTGCTGTGTACTTGTGTCAATCAATGCTCTGGCCACGGGCACTGCCGTGGTGGATTTTGTCAG TGTCACAGAGGTTGGTATGGAACAGATTGCAGTATCCCTTCTGTTTTGTCATCTGTTAGAGAGTGGCCTCGGTGGCTTCGACCAGCTCATGTTGAAGTACCAGATGATATGCATCTGAGTGGAAGTCTTGTCAATCTTGATGCTGTGGTGAAAAAGAAAAGGCCTCTTATATATGTTTATGATTTGCCCCCAGAATTCAACAGTCTACTGCTTGAG GGGCGGCATTTTAAGTTTGAGTGTGTAAACAGAATCTATGATGACAGGAATGCTACATATTGGACTGAGCAGCTGTATGGCGCACAG ATGGCAATCTATGAAAGCATCCTAGCAAGTCCTCATCGAACATTAGATGGTGAAGAAGcagattttttctttgttcctgTTCTTGATTCATGCATTATAGTTCGTGCGGATGATGCACCCCACCTGAATATGCAT GCACATGGAGGCTTGAGAAGTTCTCTAACTCTGGAATTTTATAAGACAGCATATGATCACATTGTTGAGCAATATCCTTTTTGGAATCGCTCATCAGGAAGAGACCATATTTGG TTTTTTTCATGGGATGAAGGTGCTTGCTATGCCCCTAAAGAGATATGGGACAGCATGATGTTGGTTCATTGGGGCAATACAAATTCTAAGCATAACCATTCAACAACAGCATATTGGGCAGACAATTGGGATAGCGTTTCTTCTGACAGAAGAGGCAACCATCCATGCTTTGACCCCTATAAAGATCTTGTGCTTCCTGCATGGAAACGACCTGATGTAGTTTCCCTAAGCTCAAAACTTTGGTCTAG GCCTCGTGAACAGCGGAAGACACTGTTCTATTTCAATGGGAATCTTGGACCAGCTTATGAAGGTGGAAGACCGGAAACCAC GTATAGTATGGGTATCAGGCAGAAAGTAGCAGAAGAGTTTGGATCAAGCCCTAACAAGGAAGGGAAGCTTGGAAAACAGCATGCAGAAGATGTAATAGTGACCCCATTACGTTCTGAAAATTATCATGAGAGTTTGGCCAGTTCTGTTTTCTGTGGGGTGATGCCTGGAGATGGTTGGAGTGGCCGGTTCGAAGATAGTATTCTACATGGTTGCATTCCTGTGGTAATCGAG GATGGGATCTTCCTGCCGTTTGAGAACATGCTCAACTATGAAAGCTTTGCTGTTCGAATACGCGAAGATGAAATTCCAAACTTGATAAAGATTCTAAGg GGAATGAATGAGACAGAAATAGAATTCAAGCTGGAAAATGTACGGAAGATCTGGCAAAGGTTCTTGTATCGTGATTCCATTCTACTAGAGGCTGAGAGACAGAAAACTGCTTTTGGCCATGTAGAGGATTGGGCTGTACAACTGCTGCAACTTAGTGAAGATGATGTCTTTGCCACACTTATTCAG GTCTTGCACTACAAGTTGCATAATGACCCTTGGCGACAACAACTTGCTCATCTGAAAAAGGATTTCGGGTTAGCACAAGAATGCTTGATAAGAACCAAATAA
- the LOC117920759 gene encoding adenylosuccinate synthetase 2, chloroplastic: MNISSLTLDSNPISRTFSAANPRTQRSPFIRHRNVVVCSVKSVPSSPSLVAAPAGEGLNRIESLSQVSAVLGCQWGDEGKGKLVDILAKHFDIVARCQGGANAGHTIYNSEGKKFALHLVPSGILNEETMCVIGNGVVVHLPGLFEEIDGLESNGVSCKGRILVSDRAHLLFDFHQVVDGLREAELAKSFIGTTKRGIGPCYSSKVIRNGIRVCDLRHMDTFPQKLDLLLSDAASRFKGFEYGPNMLKEEVEKYKRFAERLEPFITDTVDFMNESISQKKKILVEGGQATMLDIDFGTYPFVTSSSPSAGGICTGLGIAPRVLGDLVGVVKAYNTRVGSGPFPTENLGRVGDQLRFAGQEFGTTTGRPRRCGWLDIVALKYSCQINGFSSLNLTKLDVLSDLSEIWLGVGYKEIDGKPIKSFPSDLRALEQLQVEYEILPGWKTDISGFKNYSDLPKAAQQYVERIEELVGVPIHYIGVGPGREALIYK; this comes from the exons ATGAATATCTCATCCCTAACCCTCGATTCAAATCCCATTTCGAGAACTTTTAGTGCGGCAAACCCTAGAACACAGAGGTCGCCGTTTATTCGCCACAGAAATGTCGTCGTTTGCTCTGTGAAGTCCGTTCCTTCATCCCCGTCGTTGGTGGCTGCACCGGCCGGCGAAGGTTTGAACCGGATCGAATCGTTGAGTCAAGTCTCTGCAGTTCTGGGATGTCAGTGGGGTGATGAAGGGAAAGGCAAGCTCGTCGACATCTTGGCCAAACATTTCGACATCGTCGCTCGCTGTCAG GGTGGAGCTAATGCTGGGCACACTATCTACAATTCAGAGGGCAAGAAGTTTGCTCTTCACCTTGTTCCCTCAGGAATTCTTAATGAGGAGACAATGTGTGTTATTGGGAATGGTGTTGTGGTGCATCTGCCAGGGCTATTTGAAGAAATTGATGGCCTTGAATCTAATGGAGTCTCTTGCAAGGGTAGGATATTAGTATCTGACCGTGCTCATCTGTTATTTGATTTCCATCAAGTGGTTGATGGGCTTAGAGAAGCTGAGCTTGCTAAGTCCTTTATTGGTACCACCAAAAGAGGCATTGGACCCTGTTACTCAAGCAAAGTGATTCGCAATGGCATAAGAGTATGTGACCTCAGGCACATGGATACTTTCCCTCAGAAGCTTGATCTTTTATTATCAGATGCAGCTTCAAGATTCAAAGGTTTTGAGTATGGGCCAAACATGCTCAAGGAAGAAGTTGAAAAATACAAGAGATTTGCTGAGAGGTTGGAACCCTTCATTACTGATACTGTGGACTTCATGAATGAATCCATTTCACAGAAGAAGAAGATTTTGGTTGAAGGTGGTCAAGCAACCATGTTGGATATTGACTTTGGCACTTATCCTTTTGTTACTTCCTCCAGTCCATCTGCAGGTGGGATCTGCACTGGTCTTGGCATTGCCCCTAGAGTCCTGGGTGATCTAGTTGGAGTG GTAAAAGCATACAATACAAGAGTTGGTTCAGGTCCTTTTCCAACGGAGAACTTGGGTAGAGTTGGTGACCAACTCAGGTTTGCAGGGCAGGAGTTTGGCACTACCACTGGTCGTCCTCGTCGTTGTGGCTGGCTAGATATAGTTGCGCTGAAGTACTCCTGTCAGATTAATGGCTTTTCTTCTCTGAATCTCACCAAGCTTGATGTCTTATCAGATCTATCCGAAATATGGCTGGGGGTTGGTTACAAAGAAATTGATGGCAAACCAATCAAATCTTTCCCTTCAGATCTCCGTGCTCTTGAGCAACTGCAG GTGGAGTATGAAATTTTACCTGGGTGGAAGACTGATATTTCCGGATTCAAAAACTACTCTGACCTCCCAAAGGCTGCACAGCAGTATGTGGAAAGGATAGAAGAACTCGTTGGTGTACCCATCCATTACATTGGTGTCGGTCCCGGGCGCGAAGCCCTTATATACAAATGA
- the LOC117921088 gene encoding uncharacterized protein LOC117921088 isoform X2: protein MFPGSLLSKADGSDLIKSTDKEANEMTFFLQKWKCSWSLLATVASVVALISVAHLFLFPLAPSLEYFSMGQGQKTCTPINASIRGVDHDGKNLQPSLDLDHRFPADSHKSVVYRGAPWKAEIGRWFSGCDSIAAEVSIIEKIGGKDCKNDCSGQGICNHELGQCRCFHGFSGEGCSERLHLDCNYPSSPEQPYGPWVVSICPASCDTTRAMCFCGEGTKYPHRPVAEACGFQMNLPTTPGDPKLVDWTKADLDNIFTTNGSKPGWCNVDPTEAYALKMQYKEECDCKYDCLLGRFCEIPVLCTCVNQCSGHGHCRGGFCQCHRGWYGTDCSIPSVLSSVREWPRWLRPAHVEVPDDMHLSGSLVNLDAVVKKKRPLIYVYDLPPEFNSLLLEGRHFKFECVNRIYDDRNATYWTEQLYGAQMAIYESILASPHRTLDGEEADFFFVPVLDSCIIVRADDAPHLNMHAHGGLRSSLTLEFYKTAYDHIVEQYPFWNRSSGRDHIWFFSWDEGACYAPKEIWDSMMLVHWGNTNSKHNHSTTAYWADNWDSVSSDRRGNHPCFDPYKDLVLPAWKRPDVVSLSSKLWSRPREQRKTLFYFNGNLGPAYEGGRPETTYSMGIRQKVAEEFGSSPNKEGKLGKQHAEDVIVTPLRSENYHESLASSVFCGVMPGDGWSGRFEDSILHGCIPVVIEDGIFLPFENMLNYESFAVRIREDEIPNLIKILRGMNETEIEFKLENVRKIWQRFLYRDSILLEAERQKTAFGHVEDWAVQLLQLSEDDVFATLIQVLHYKLHNDPWRQQLAHLKKDFGLAQECLIRTK, encoded by the exons ATGTTCCCAGGCTCTTTACTTTCAAAAGCTGACGGCTCAGATCTGATAAAG TCTACAGACAAAGAGGCGAATGAGATGACATTTTTTCTTCAGAAATGGAAGTGTTCTTGGTCTCTGCTAGCAACAGTTGCTTCAGTTGTGGCTTTAATTTCAGTAGCTCATTTGTTCTTGTTTCCCTTGGCACCTTCTTTAGAATACTTTAGCATGGGTCAAGGGCAAAAAACTTGTACCCCAATTAATGCATCAATAAGAGGTGTGGATCATGACGGGAAAAATCTGCAGCCAAGTCTTGATTTAGATCACCGGTTTCCAGCTGACTCGCACAAATCAGTGGTTTACCGTGGTGCACCATGGAAAGCTGAGATTGGACGGTGGTTTTCTGGTTGTGATTCTATTGCTGCTGAAGTCAGCATCATTGAg AAAATAGGTGGCAAGGACTGCAAAAATGACTGCAGTGGTCAAGGCATTTGCAACCATGAGTTGGGACAATGCCGGTGCTTTCATGGATTTTCTG GCGAAGGATGCTCTGAGAGATTGCACTTGGATTGCAATTACCCATCATCACCGGAGCAACCTTATGGGCCTTGGGTTGTCTCAATTTGCCCTGCTTCTTGTGACACAACAAGAGCAATGTGCTTTTGCGGAGAAGGCACAAAATATCCACATCGTCCTGTGGCTGAAGCATGTGGTTTTCAAATGAA CTTACCTACAACACCTGGTGATCCCAAATTGGTTGATTGGACAAAAGCTGACCTAGATAACATTTTCACAACAAATGGTAGCAAACCAGGATGGTGTAATGTGGACCCAACTGAAGCATATGCTTTGAAGATGCAATACAAAGAGGAATGTGATTGCAAATATGATTGTCTTTTGGGACGTTTCTGTGAAATTCCTGTGCTGTGTACTTGTGTCAATCAATGCTCTGGCCACGGGCACTGCCGTGGTGGATTTTGTCAG TGTCACAGAGGTTGGTATGGAACAGATTGCAGTATCCCTTCTGTTTTGTCATCTGTTAGAGAGTGGCCTCGGTGGCTTCGACCAGCTCATGTTGAAGTACCAGATGATATGCATCTGAGTGGAAGTCTTGTCAATCTTGATGCTGTGGTGAAAAAGAAAAGGCCTCTTATATATGTTTATGATTTGCCCCCAGAATTCAACAGTCTACTGCTTGAG GGGCGGCATTTTAAGTTTGAGTGTGTAAACAGAATCTATGATGACAGGAATGCTACATATTGGACTGAGCAGCTGTATGGCGCACAG ATGGCAATCTATGAAAGCATCCTAGCAAGTCCTCATCGAACATTAGATGGTGAAGAAGcagattttttctttgttcctgTTCTTGATTCATGCATTATAGTTCGTGCGGATGATGCACCCCACCTGAATATGCAT GCACATGGAGGCTTGAGAAGTTCTCTAACTCTGGAATTTTATAAGACAGCATATGATCACATTGTTGAGCAATATCCTTTTTGGAATCGCTCATCAGGAAGAGACCATATTTGG TTTTTTTCATGGGATGAAGGTGCTTGCTATGCCCCTAAAGAGATATGGGACAGCATGATGTTGGTTCATTGGGGCAATACAAATTCTAAGCATAACCATTCAACAACAGCATATTGGGCAGACAATTGGGATAGCGTTTCTTCTGACAGAAGAGGCAACCATCCATGCTTTGACCCCTATAAAGATCTTGTGCTTCCTGCATGGAAACGACCTGATGTAGTTTCCCTAAGCTCAAAACTTTGGTCTAG GCCTCGTGAACAGCGGAAGACACTGTTCTATTTCAATGGGAATCTTGGACCAGCTTATGAAGGTGGAAGACCGGAAACCAC GTATAGTATGGGTATCAGGCAGAAAGTAGCAGAAGAGTTTGGATCAAGCCCTAACAAGGAAGGGAAGCTTGGAAAACAGCATGCAGAAGATGTAATAGTGACCCCATTACGTTCTGAAAATTATCATGAGAGTTTGGCCAGTTCTGTTTTCTGTGGGGTGATGCCTGGAGATGGTTGGAGTGGCCGGTTCGAAGATAGTATTCTACATGGTTGCATTCCTGTGGTAATCGAG GATGGGATCTTCCTGCCGTTTGAGAACATGCTCAACTATGAAAGCTTTGCTGTTCGAATACGCGAAGATGAAATTCCAAACTTGATAAAGATTCTAAGg GGAATGAATGAGACAGAAATAGAATTCAAGCTGGAAAATGTACGGAAGATCTGGCAAAGGTTCTTGTATCGTGATTCCATTCTACTAGAGGCTGAGAGACAGAAAACTGCTTTTGGCCATGTAGAGGATTGGGCTGTACAACTGCTGCAACTTAGTGAAGATGATGTCTTTGCCACACTTATTCAG GTCTTGCACTACAAGTTGCATAATGACCCTTGGCGACAACAACTTGCTCATCTGAAAAAGGATTTCGGGTTAGCACAAGAATGCTTGATAAGAACCAAATAA
- the LOC117921088 gene encoding uncharacterized protein LOC117921088 isoform X3, which translates to MTFFLQKWKCSWSLLATVASVVALISVAHLFLFPLAPSLEYFSMGQGQKTCTPINASIRGVDHDGKNLQPSLDLDHRFPADSHKSVVYRGAPWKAEIGRWFSGCDSIAAEVSIIEKIGGKDCKNDCSGQGICNHELGQCRCFHGFSGEGCSERLHLDCNYPSSPEQPYGPWVVSICPASCDTTRAMCFCGEGTKYPHRPVAEACGFQMNLPTTPGDPKLVDWTKADLDNIFTTNGSKPGWCNVDPTEAYALKMQYKEECDCKYDCLLGRFCEIPVLCTCVNQCSGHGHCRGGFCQCHRGWYGTDCSIPSVLSSVREWPRWLRPAHVEVPDDMHLSGSLVNLDAVVKKKRPLIYVYDLPPEFNSLLLEGRHFKFECVNRIYDDRNATYWTEQLYGAQMAIYESILASPHRTLDGEEADFFFVPVLDSCIIVRADDAPHLNMHAHGGLRSSLTLEFYKTAYDHIVEQYPFWNRSSGRDHIWFFSWDEGACYAPKEIWDSMMLVHWGNTNSKHNHSTTAYWADNWDSVSSDRRGNHPCFDPYKDLVLPAWKRPDVVSLSSKLWSRPREQRKTLFYFNGNLGPAYEGGRPETTYSMGIRQKVAEEFGSSPNKEGKLGKQHAEDVIVTPLRSENYHESLASSVFCGVMPGDGWSGRFEDSILHGCIPVVIEDGIFLPFENMLNYESFAVRIREDEIPNLIKILRGMNETEIEFKLENVRKIWQRFLYRDSILLEAERQKTAFGHVEDWAVQLLQLSEDDVFATLIQVLHYKLHNDPWRQQLAHLKKDFGLAQECLIRTK; encoded by the exons ATGACATTTTTTCTTCAGAAATGGAAGTGTTCTTGGTCTCTGCTAGCAACAGTTGCTTCAGTTGTGGCTTTAATTTCAGTAGCTCATTTGTTCTTGTTTCCCTTGGCACCTTCTTTAGAATACTTTAGCATGGGTCAAGGGCAAAAAACTTGTACCCCAATTAATGCATCAATAAGAGGTGTGGATCATGACGGGAAAAATCTGCAGCCAAGTCTTGATTTAGATCACCGGTTTCCAGCTGACTCGCACAAATCAGTGGTTTACCGTGGTGCACCATGGAAAGCTGAGATTGGACGGTGGTTTTCTGGTTGTGATTCTATTGCTGCTGAAGTCAGCATCATTGAg AAAATAGGTGGCAAGGACTGCAAAAATGACTGCAGTGGTCAAGGCATTTGCAACCATGAGTTGGGACAATGCCGGTGCTTTCATGGATTTTCTG GCGAAGGATGCTCTGAGAGATTGCACTTGGATTGCAATTACCCATCATCACCGGAGCAACCTTATGGGCCTTGGGTTGTCTCAATTTGCCCTGCTTCTTGTGACACAACAAGAGCAATGTGCTTTTGCGGAGAAGGCACAAAATATCCACATCGTCCTGTGGCTGAAGCATGTGGTTTTCAAATGAA CTTACCTACAACACCTGGTGATCCCAAATTGGTTGATTGGACAAAAGCTGACCTAGATAACATTTTCACAACAAATGGTAGCAAACCAGGATGGTGTAATGTGGACCCAACTGAAGCATATGCTTTGAAGATGCAATACAAAGAGGAATGTGATTGCAAATATGATTGTCTTTTGGGACGTTTCTGTGAAATTCCTGTGCTGTGTACTTGTGTCAATCAATGCTCTGGCCACGGGCACTGCCGTGGTGGATTTTGTCAG TGTCACAGAGGTTGGTATGGAACAGATTGCAGTATCCCTTCTGTTTTGTCATCTGTTAGAGAGTGGCCTCGGTGGCTTCGACCAGCTCATGTTGAAGTACCAGATGATATGCATCTGAGTGGAAGTCTTGTCAATCTTGATGCTGTGGTGAAAAAGAAAAGGCCTCTTATATATGTTTATGATTTGCCCCCAGAATTCAACAGTCTACTGCTTGAG GGGCGGCATTTTAAGTTTGAGTGTGTAAACAGAATCTATGATGACAGGAATGCTACATATTGGACTGAGCAGCTGTATGGCGCACAG ATGGCAATCTATGAAAGCATCCTAGCAAGTCCTCATCGAACATTAGATGGTGAAGAAGcagattttttctttgttcctgTTCTTGATTCATGCATTATAGTTCGTGCGGATGATGCACCCCACCTGAATATGCAT GCACATGGAGGCTTGAGAAGTTCTCTAACTCTGGAATTTTATAAGACAGCATATGATCACATTGTTGAGCAATATCCTTTTTGGAATCGCTCATCAGGAAGAGACCATATTTGG TTTTTTTCATGGGATGAAGGTGCTTGCTATGCCCCTAAAGAGATATGGGACAGCATGATGTTGGTTCATTGGGGCAATACAAATTCTAAGCATAACCATTCAACAACAGCATATTGGGCAGACAATTGGGATAGCGTTTCTTCTGACAGAAGAGGCAACCATCCATGCTTTGACCCCTATAAAGATCTTGTGCTTCCTGCATGGAAACGACCTGATGTAGTTTCCCTAAGCTCAAAACTTTGGTCTAG GCCTCGTGAACAGCGGAAGACACTGTTCTATTTCAATGGGAATCTTGGACCAGCTTATGAAGGTGGAAGACCGGAAACCAC GTATAGTATGGGTATCAGGCAGAAAGTAGCAGAAGAGTTTGGATCAAGCCCTAACAAGGAAGGGAAGCTTGGAAAACAGCATGCAGAAGATGTAATAGTGACCCCATTACGTTCTGAAAATTATCATGAGAGTTTGGCCAGTTCTGTTTTCTGTGGGGTGATGCCTGGAGATGGTTGGAGTGGCCGGTTCGAAGATAGTATTCTACATGGTTGCATTCCTGTGGTAATCGAG GATGGGATCTTCCTGCCGTTTGAGAACATGCTCAACTATGAAAGCTTTGCTGTTCGAATACGCGAAGATGAAATTCCAAACTTGATAAAGATTCTAAGg GGAATGAATGAGACAGAAATAGAATTCAAGCTGGAAAATGTACGGAAGATCTGGCAAAGGTTCTTGTATCGTGATTCCATTCTACTAGAGGCTGAGAGACAGAAAACTGCTTTTGGCCATGTAGAGGATTGGGCTGTACAACTGCTGCAACTTAGTGAAGATGATGTCTTTGCCACACTTATTCAG GTCTTGCACTACAAGTTGCATAATGACCCTTGGCGACAACAACTTGCTCATCTGAAAAAGGATTTCGGGTTAGCACAAGAATGCTTGATAAGAACCAAATAA